The following are from one region of the Pseudazoarcus pumilus genome:
- a CDS encoding flagella synthesis protein FlgN translates to MSNAAARPRLAQAVEAELTLLERFQDLLRREQELLIAGDTDALMALTTRKSELHRQLQRQHDALSMLLGQLGHTPSSEAVHTLCADLPDTLARWNRVLEVGADVRALNEINGKLIVERMQNNQAALSVLLAAADQPALYDAEGTARPTGRGRHLGSA, encoded by the coding sequence GTGAGCAACGCGGCCGCGCGCCCCCGACTCGCGCAGGCCGTCGAGGCCGAGCTGACGCTGCTCGAGCGCTTTCAGGACCTGCTGCGCCGCGAACAGGAACTGCTCATCGCCGGCGACACCGACGCGCTGATGGCGCTGACCACCCGCAAGTCGGAACTGCACCGGCAACTGCAGCGCCAGCACGACGCGCTGTCCATGCTACTCGGCCAGCTTGGCCACACCCCCTCGTCGGAAGCCGTGCACACACTGTGCGCCGACCTGCCCGACACGCTCGCGCGCTGGAACCGCGTGCTGGAAGTCGGTGCCGACGTGCGCGCACTCAACGAGATCAACGGCAAGCTCATCGTCGAGCGCATGCAGAACAACCAGGCTGCGCTGAGCGTGCTGCTCGCTGCTGCCGATCAGCCCGCGCTGTACGACGCCGAAGGCACGGCCCGCCCCACCGGCCGCGGCCGCCATCTGGGCAGCGCCTGA
- the flgB gene encoding flagellar basal body rod protein FlgB, with amino-acid sequence MKARLEEALQFHQSALNLQARRQEMLASNIANADTPNYKARDIDFRSALAAQLGRPGEGMALAQTSAGHLPTGGAQGFEGYVGYRQELQSSADGNTVNMDVERAAFAENALHYEASLTFINGLLSGMRTAITGGQ; translated from the coding sequence ATGAAGGCCCGACTCGAGGAAGCTTTGCAGTTCCACCAGAGCGCCCTGAATCTGCAGGCGCGGCGTCAGGAAATGCTGGCGTCGAATATCGCCAACGCCGACACGCCGAACTACAAGGCGCGCGACATCGATTTTCGCAGCGCACTGGCCGCGCAACTCGGTCGACCCGGCGAGGGCATGGCCCTGGCGCAGACCTCGGCCGGTCATCTGCCGACGGGAGGGGCTCAAGGCTTCGAGGGTTACGTCGGCTATCGCCAGGAACTGCAGTCGAGTGCCGACGGCAATACCGTGAACATGGACGTCGAGCGTGCCGCCTTTGCCGAGAACGCGTTGCACTACGAGGCCAGCCTGACCTTCATCAACGGGCTGCTCTCGGGCATGCGCACGGCAATCACCGGCGGACAGTGA
- the flgM gene encoding flagellar biosynthesis anti-sigma factor FlgM, which produces MKIEGTNKGLPTPQTSDKPNPPAGKTPPTAGGSGGDKVELSPLSSSLVRAESAMASTPAVDSARVDEIRQAISEGRFRIDPERIADGLIDSVREMLGNAK; this is translated from the coding sequence GTGAAGATCGAAGGTACAAACAAGGGCCTGCCGACACCGCAGACGTCGGACAAACCGAACCCGCCCGCCGGCAAGACCCCGCCGACCGCAGGCGGCAGCGGTGGCGACAAGGTGGAACTGTCGCCGCTGTCGTCCAGCCTCGTCAGGGCCGAATCCGCAATGGCCTCGACCCCTGCGGTCGACAGCGCACGCGTGGACGAAATCCGCCAGGCCATCAGCGAAGGCCGTTTCCGCATCGACCCCGAGCGCATCGCCGACGGACTGATCGACAGCGTGCGCGAGATGCTGGGCAACGCGAAGTGA
- the flgA gene encoding flagellar basal body P-ring formation chaperone FlgA produces MTPIADLFKHASALVLLASCAAAMAQQPAAPVESAARALLEREAAGLPGQIEVEVGDLDPANRLPQCAQLEAFLPSGVRAWGQINVGVRCTSPVVWTVYLPARVRVMTEYVVTRQALRRGQIVGPDDIHLERGDLTAQAANTITDPSRAIGVHAAQSVAAGQPLRADMLRLPPAVDRGQTVRVVGSGTGFAISGEGRALNRAGDGESVRVRLANGQIVTGVARAGGIVEMRF; encoded by the coding sequence ATGACGCCCATCGCTGACCTTTTCAAGCACGCCAGCGCACTCGTGCTGCTCGCCAGCTGCGCCGCCGCCATGGCACAACAGCCCGCCGCCCCGGTGGAGAGTGCTGCGCGCGCGCTTCTCGAACGCGAAGCGGCCGGCCTTCCCGGACAGATCGAAGTCGAGGTCGGCGACCTCGATCCAGCCAACCGTCTGCCCCAATGCGCGCAACTCGAAGCATTTCTGCCGTCGGGCGTGCGGGCATGGGGCCAGATCAATGTTGGCGTGCGATGCACTTCGCCGGTGGTGTGGACCGTCTACCTGCCCGCGCGCGTGCGTGTAATGACCGAGTACGTGGTAACCCGTCAGGCGCTCCGGCGCGGCCAGATCGTCGGCCCCGACGACATCCACCTGGAGCGCGGCGACCTCACGGCGCAGGCCGCCAATACGATCACCGACCCCTCGCGCGCGATCGGCGTGCACGCCGCACAGTCGGTCGCCGCCGGCCAGCCATTGCGTGCCGACATGCTGCGTCTGCCCCCGGCGGTCGACCGCGGTCAAACCGTGCGGGTCGTCGGCAGCGGTACGGGTTTCGCCATCTCGGGCGAAGGCCGCGCGCTGAATCGCGCGGGCGACGGCGAATCGGTGCGTGTGCGCCTGGCCAACGGGCAGATCGTCACCGGTGTGGCGCGCGCCGGCGGCATCGTGGAGATGCGCTTCTGA